TTTCCGTTTTATTTACTCAAaggtgcaaaaattttaattgttcattAGAATGCACGCCGGATGCATTTTCTAAGCAACATAAAAGAAATGTCTAATTGTTATTCATACAACGTTCGCacctttctttaatttttttcttatttaaatataatttacaaGAACAAAATTGGATTCCGTTATGTACGTTCTTTGGGcactttatcaaattaaaacatCAAGCGAATAattctttacaattttttttaatttatgtatttcCCGCACgcaattttttcacacacacaaaaaaaataaaaaaatagtgtgACGAGTGgagtaattattaaattataacatCTTCAAGAACTTgcggaaattttgtaaaaaaaaaaaaatgtgatgtgtgttaaatgtttatgaattttgatgtgcgcgaaaaaaatttttttacaacgaaaatatttacaagcaAGACGAGAAGAAAAGAGCAATGtaccattaattttatttatttattgttgttgatgGTGCGAGCAGAAGTTTTCATCATATTTGCTGTGAATAATAAAAGAGCAAATATGATGTTTAAATATtggctttttttttcgttgtacaGTAACTGTTTGAGTAATTAGTTTATTATTTAGAGAGGGttataaatattaacttatttatatttatatttatatttatatttatatttatatttatatttatatttatatttatatttatatttatatttatatttatatttatatttatatttatatttatatttatatttatatttatatttatatttatatttatatttatatttatatttatatttatatttatatttatatttatatttatatttatatttatatttatatttatatttatatttatatttatatttatatttatatttatatttatatttatatttatatttatatttatatttatatttatatttatatttatatttatatttatatttatattatatttatatttatatttatatttatatttatatttatatttatttatatttatatttatatttatatttatatttatttatatttatatttatatttatatttatatttatatttatatttatatttatatttatatttatatttatatttatatttatatttatatttatatttatatttatatttatatttatatttatatttatatttatatttatatttatatttatatttatatttatatttatatttatatttatatttatatttatatttatatttatatttatatttatatttatatttatatttatatttatatttatatttatatttatatttatatatatttatatttatatttatatttatatttatatttatatttatatttatatttatatttatattttagtttttaaaaattattttttatttaaaaaaaattattaaaaaaaatacaaaatatatgcTTCACTCTAATTCCATTCTtcgtttaacataaaattttacaaactaCCGACCAACATATATAACGTTTtactattaaataataaaataattataataataataaaataagttaaaattttctatgcaAAAGTCCcacaacatttaaaatatacatttttatgattaaaacgttgatttttatgatattattattattttttacaacattgtaaagtaaaaaagtaaacattacTTTATTATAACATGTGCAATTTTCTTTGGCATAGTTTTATAAGCAAGTGAAGTGTactattttttgcaatttattatgttattattatcattaatttttttccataagtttATTTGTACAAACGGAAGTTCATTTACCTGACCGTTTCATTAAAAGCATATTTGTTGcgcattgcaaaaaaaaaaataattaaaataaaacaaatgaacgacaaaaatgcaaaaacaataataaagcaATACCTTTTTAGGGAAAAATTTACCGGTTTATTAGTCTCTatacataatatttaaataataaatgattgagtactctattattattattttattataattaaatgagCTTTTTGTCGCATACGAGGCACTTatgtaacattttattataataataatatgtgaatattgattgatttttgtgtAACTTGTTGCCTCCCAGGCATTTGTCCACATATCAACTTTGATATTACAGATTTGCGATATTTTAGCGAGATGTTATAGATTAAAACTTACCTAATATActaaataaatgcattttttgtagGCGGTCATTACCCAATTACATGTGCACTCGCACTCGAAATCCGATCTGATTGACGGCGAGACACGAcggcacgacgacgacgaagaagaagcgtTACGTGACACGGAGGAGGACGAACTCGTGGAAGAAAGTCAATTTTGTACGTTGCCACGCTACGGCCCGAATGCATTTACCATACGACAGGTGAgttaaaacacaatttttattacgaaaattaaattttgtttaatgttGGGTAGTTAATTACCGTCGCGAGTGCACCTTGCTTACACATTTATGCCTCCTAATAAAACGCAAATGTTGTTTAACGCGTTtattggcaaaaaattaacgttgttagttatttttattgatataatAAACAAATCCAACAACAATGTCGATGCATTTTGtgcaacttttttataaagtgatcacatattttaataacaacgTTTGTCGCTTATATGGCAGATTGAGGGCGGAATTTAATATCTGAGAtgcgattttattttaataaacttattaAAGCTGCTTTTTCACAATGAAACTAAGATATTTGCTAATAATTCGTTTCAGGCCAAATTCGAAAAGGGTCATGGCAAAGTGCTGGGTTTCTCAATTGTTGGCGGTCATGATTCACCAAAAGGCGCTATCCCGATTTTCGTGAAGACAATTTACCCGCATGGACAGGCAGCGGAAAAGGGAACCTTGAAAGAGGGTaagaaacgttttttttattttttaatatttaaaaaaatatttgaaggatggatgaaaaaaaattcaattaatcacGATATTTAATACCgagatttatataaaaatttacgtgcgattcttctttttttgtttcatctaatttattaaagcgacttaaaatattaaaaaaactaatttttcatcattttttcttaGGTGACGAAATTTTATCTGTCAACGGCAAACCCTTCCAAGGTCTCACACACCAAGAGGCAATCAACGTTTTCAAGCACATCAAAAGCGGCGAAGTTGTCATCATGATCGGTCGACGAAACATGAGACGGAAACTCGATATGACGGTGCCCGATGAGCTGAAAAATTAAGAGGAGACACCAACGCGAATTAACCcaatttcaccaaaaaatatattaaaataaaataataaaaattgcttgaattcATTACTTTTGACCCATATTTGTGCACATGCAAAAAAGATAAACTGTATTTACCAAAGCAAGATAAATTTacttacttaaaaaatcatccataaaatttaatgtacgTGTGATGtgaaatattattactttattattatttttatttttattaatattaaaatgtattaaaaattcaatatttttgctgCTTCATAAATACGTAAAACAAGTTAatcatccaaaaaattttaaccttaaatatttttttttcgagtattacacaaaagcaaagcaaaaatatGCGCGGTCCTACACACGATTGTTGtttaaacctaaaaatatACACCTtatattgtaattttaatggaattattgaaataaagtgATGTTCATAAGTGTTAACATGAAgcgtttttttaacaaaattattatttttttttctgaataaaaatttggcttcaaatttatctaaaggaaaaattttaaatttattttaattaaatattttaattttttttaaattaatttaatttttgtcttcaaaatttactatttttttaaataaaaatttggatataaatttatttgaggaaattattaatttattttatatttttttaaattttgtattttttattaattaatttaatttaatttttgatttaattttcaattttcttatattttttgtcaaaaaaaaaatcaaatttcatttgaaaaatattttttttattattttcgacatttcattttaagaaaatgataaataatataattttgaagatattttttaaaaattaattaatttaattttaatttttattaatttacctatcaaatcaatttcaaagatctttaatatttaatagtttttaaaaaaccttcaaataatttttgaaatttaataatctaTCGTATTATccttatgaaattatttttttttttgaatgagaaattaaaaaatcaaattttgtcaaaaactgctaaaaaatgtagaatataaaaaaaattaagattttaactaatttttgatgatgagtaggtaaattttaattttttttgaaaaaaaatatttcccaaaaaataaaactaaaatgtatgtttaaaattgtaaaatattaaaacaaaaattaaatttttgaagaattttttttattaaatattttattttttttcataattttttttaaacttgttttcacattttaaattcaataataacgtttatttgtacgaaaaaaaaacttaacgtAACAGAGATCAATTACTCGGCTGCAACGCATAATGAACGTCATCACTACTtatattcaacaaaattttcatgtacaAATCCGTTCGACTGTGTTCCGTTATCAACAATCGAATTGCTCCCAATTTCGCACACAATCCAAGAGCTTGTCCCGGATTCGGTATTTTCACCCCATTAAACGCTGCAATACTCTCAAATTGATGATAAACTCCAATAAACGTACATTCCTCAACTCCCGTTCTGGCAACTTCCGCACAAACCGCCTGCAACCACATTTGCTCGTACTTCGAACAGGACTTGATCGCTTGCATTTTCGCACTTGCAATCATTTCGGTAAGAGCTTTTTGCACATCCGCAATGGAAACTACGTGAATTTCTCCTTTCGTTTTCTGCCCAGATTCAGCGATTTCCGTAGCACGACGACAAATATCAAGAGCACGTCTCGCATCACCCGAAACTGCGGCAACTTTTCTCGCGACAAGTTGAATGGCGTCTTTGTTGAAGGTATCGGTGCCGGAAACGCGAGCTGTGATAATTTCTTGAAGTTGTTGGAAATTGTAAGGTTGGAAGGTGAGACGAGTGAGTCCCAAGCGTGACGTGATTTTTCCCATGAGAAGTCTTTCGGGCAAATCCATCGTATTAGCGATTGTAACAACGACGAGTTTAGCTGTTGGAAGCGTCGGCCAGTTTAAAATGTTGTAAACGACGTCCTGACGACGATTACAGAGAATATCCAACTCATCAACGagcaaaattgtcattttacgTTTAGGCGAGGGAGTTGTGAAACGTTTATCGAGCAAATTATAAGCATATTCGGCAGAAACAGTTTTCCCACTGAACTGACGATAAATATGGACATAAGCTTGTCGCGGTTCCGTCAATCGCATCCcgtttatttcaataaaatcgaaTTCCGGGACGTCATCTTGCTCGGCGGCGGCTTTTAAGGTACGAATTACTTCAGTTGTCGTTGCTGTCTTGCCGGTGCCCGGAACGCCCGACACGTACATGCATCCGCCGCAGTTATCCAAGAGTTTTCCCTCGAGAAAAgcgtaaatattttcaaattctttaTTGCGACATGGCAAAGTTTTTGGTACGGCAGCCACATGTAAACGTTCGCGTGCGAGTTGAAGTGCTTGCCCATCAGTTTTTACGGGAGTCGCTCGTTGACCTATTTGGAAATCGCGTAATAAAGATTTTCCTACGAGGAGTTCCCTTCAAAGTTGAGGTCGGAGATGATTTTTGTGTCGAACGAGGTCTTCCACGAGGAGTTCCTCCTTCGATTTTTCGCTGTTTGGGCGGTGTGATGTTCTCTTCATCCTGAATTTCGTATTGCGTTTCGAGACGAGCACTCATGGAAACGCGTTTTCGAGGTGTTCCTTCTCCTTTGGCATTCGGGGTCTTGAGGATACTTTTACGACGCGACGTTGGCGTCTCAATTTCCTTCATTTGCGAGTGTTTTGAAGGCGTTTTCATCTCTCGATCGACAGATTGACGCGTTTTTCGTGTCGATTTTGGCAAATCCGGGATTTCATCGGTGTCACGAATTGGCGATAATTTTTGTTCGCAAGTCCAGAGCGaagtttttcgtttatttggCGTCATATCAGTCGATAAGCGACGAATAATGAGCTTGGGACTTGCCATGACAGTATCTTGAGGCAGTAAAGTCTTCCGTTTTGAGGGAGTTTTCTCTTGCAACGAAATTTTTGGCGATCCAATCATCGGTTCGAGCATATATTGACGTTTTCCCGGGATTCGAACGAGTTTGTAGCGACAAAAATAGTTACGCTTCGATTTGGAAGTCATTTTTTCGATACTTTCGTCATTcactttgataattttgagaCTGCAAGTTTGCACAATTGTCTCGATGGAGATGTCGTTgtcaaataaatcattttcgaTCACTTCTTGTGTGGCATGAAACTCAGTCTTGTCATTTTTCAGGTATTTTTTGAGAGATTCTGGATGTGTGTACCATTTGACGAGGGCTCGGCAAGGATCCATCGGTCCCGGGTCTTTGTCTTCGTACATGTAAATGATTTTCGCAACATCCATCGAATATTCGGAGTCAACGTCGTAGATTAAAACAAAGTCTCCGATGTTTAAAGTCAAGTCGTTGTAATAACATTTcctgaaaatgtaaaaaaaatattaaattttgatgaaaattttcacaaagagAGCTCTTACCGATAGAATTCGAGGTCTTTTGTAACTAATTTGCCTGAAAGTCGTCCAATGTTCTTCTCATAATCCTCTCTCCAGTTGTTGTCGATGTCCATAAATTGAACGGGAGGTCTTGCTGACTTGCTTttcatcttttatttaatattttttgtggatttttgtcaaaattttgttcaaagtcAACTTCCCGCCTTTATGATATTTACAATATGGTACCCAGATGTTGCCAATTTTCAGAGAAAGTCCCGAGTTTCcccaattttcaacaaattttgatcaattcttaagtttttagaccaaaaaattttaattttagcagatttttaacgaatctatagatttttttcactattttcagttcaattttaaagaaatttacaaaaaaagtccCCAATTGAACCTGAAATCATCTGGTtgtcttattaaaatttcttgtacaagaaacttgtataaaaaactttcaacttggattgaaatttggttCCATGAAATCAGGTCCCATTCAACTTGGATACAAAACTTGTATGAAAttcttcacattttcttactcctcatcaTTGTTTACGACAGAATTAGCAAAAGACGACTTGAGAAagctaaaaaatcaaaacaaattgaattttcgatggattttcactttttctgaTAAGAATCATCACTTTTAATTGATATGAATTATCAAGAATTTCCTCCAGGATATGCGgaaggtaaaaatttctcaaaattttcccctaaaatttcatttcaactcAATTTTTCAGGCTTTCCTCCAGCTCCTGTCTTCAATCCGAGTTTCAAGATTCCCGTAAAAGCTTCTCAACCGCCTCCGCCTGGCACAACAGATGCCGAACAAGAGCAAGAAACCGCTGTGCAGCCTCCATTGCCTCCTGGCCCGCCGCAACATGACATGACAAACGTTTTCCAATCGCCCATGTTCAACTACGACCCGAGTTATTGGGCACCTCAAGCTGGAATGACGTACCAACAACCGCATTACGGGATGCCAATGCCTCAAGTTGCTCATGTCGCGCCTGAAGAATCTCGAAAACGCAAACTCGACATTGACTACATGGGAAAAGATGATCCTGCGTTGCCAgatgaactgaaaaaattatttaatgctcTTCATTGCGTGTTGTGCGATGTCAAAGTGAATAGCCCGATATCGGCGAAGATGCATTATAGCTCGAAGGTGTGTTggaaattcgatttttaatgaaattttattaatttttttggttttttagactcatgagaagaaaattaatcaatggTTGATCGATTATTGCAAGCGAACGGGAGCCAGTATGCCCAAGAGACAAAGAAAAGTAGGATTTAggcttaatttttcttgattttcttaatttttttgattataatatttataaactaaATGCGATTTGTGCCTGAAACAtattaaaatcacaaatttaggTAACAAGTATCGAGGAAGCACAAAAGGCAGGACCTAAAGGACCAAATGCTCTCTTCTGCGACATTTGTCAGATTGCATTGACCAGCATACAGCATGCGAATCAACATTACATGGGCAAAAAACATCGAATGTAACTATTTTAATATGTTCAGccttttagtttatttattataattcccatttttgaacaatttttcataaatttttcctttttcttcacAAATCAGGGTCGCAGCTGGCAAATCCAGACCAAAATCGTaagtttttcacatttattcatccgaattttatttaaaaaatgaattttttacagtCAAAAGCCTCAGCCGGATAACACAGGTCGATTTGGCATTGGACAAGCTTTCGTTCAACCACTTGACGAACCCGGGCAAAAAGCATCTCTATCGATCTCGCCTCCGCCAACGCCCGTATATGACGCTACAACCCCCGCTGATGCCTTTTCGCAATCGTCGCCGCCACAACTAACGTATGCAACTCCAAAACCCGGAACAATTGGACCTTCATTGCTTCCGGTAATGCCGCCCGTAGCTgtagaaaatacaaaaaatcaaaatggcaaaaattcgGGACGATATTGCGAAATTTGTGACATTTCGGTGACTTCTGATCAGCAAATGGAGACGCACATTAGCGGGCAAAAGCATCAAAAGAAATGCAAGCAAATTGGTGAGTTTcgagtt
The sequence above is drawn from the Culicoides brevitarsis isolate CSIRO-B50_1 chromosome 1, AGI_CSIRO_Cbre_v1, whole genome shotgun sequence genome and encodes:
- the LOC134826916 gene encoding zinc finger protein 346-like isoform X1, with amino-acid sequence MNYQEFPPGYAEGFPPAPVFNPSFKIPVKASQPPPPGTTDAEQEQETAVQPPLPPGPPQHDMTNVFQSPMFNYDPSYWAPQAGMTYQQPHYGMPMPQVAHVAPEESRKRKLDIDYMGKDDPALPDELKKLFNALHCVLCDVKVNSPISAKMHYSSKTHEKKINQWLIDYCKRTGASMPKRQRKVTSIEEAQKAGPKGPNALFCDICQIALTSIQHANQHYMGKKHRMVAAGKSRPKSQKPQPDNTGRFGIGQAFVQPLDEPGQKASLSISPPPTPVYDATTPADAFSQSSPPQLTYATPKPGTIGPSLLPVMPPVAVENTKNQNGKNSGRYCEICDISVTSDQQMETHISGQKHQKKCKQIGITTELSPRSRSDFSSCRTPSGQYYCISCDMTVATEALYSSHIQSKKHIKNAKEKR
- the LOC134826916 gene encoding zinc finger protein 385C-like isoform X2, whose product is MNYQEFPPGYAEAPVFNPSFKIPVKASQPPPPGTTDAEQEQETAVQPPLPPGPPQHDMTNVFQSPMFNYDPSYWAPQAGMTYQQPHYGMPMPQVAHVAPEESRKRKLDIDYMGKDDPALPDELKKLFNALHCVLCDVKVNSPISAKMHYSSKTHEKKINQWLIDYCKRTGASMPKRQRKVTSIEEAQKAGPKGPNALFCDICQIALTSIQHANQHYMGKKHRMVAAGKSRPKSQKPQPDNTGRFGIGQAFVQPLDEPGQKASLSISPPPTPVYDATTPADAFSQSSPPQLTYATPKPGTIGPSLLPVMPPVAVENTKNQNGKNSGRYCEICDISVTSDQQMETHISGQKHQKKCKQIGITTELSPRSRSDFSSCRTPSGQYYCISCDMTVATEALYSSHIQSKKHIKNAKEKR
- the LOC134827075 gene encoding LOW QUALITY PROTEIN: origin recognition complex subunit 1 (The sequence of the model RefSeq protein was modified relative to this genomic sequence to represent the inferred CDS: deleted 1 base in 1 codon); the protein is MKSKSARPPVQFMDIDNNWREDYEKNIGRLSGKLVTKDLEFYRKCYYNDLTLNIGDFVLIYDVDSEYSMDVAKIIYMYEDKDPGPMDPCRALVKWYTHPESLKKYLKNDKTEFHATQEVIENDLFDNDISIETIVQTCSLKIIKVNDESIEKMTSKSKRNYFCRYKLVRIPGKRQYMLEPMIGSPKISLQEKTPSKRKTLLPQDTVMASPKLIIRRLSTDMTPNKRKTSLWTCEQKLSPIRDTDEIPDLPKSTRKTRQSVDREMKTPSKHSQMKEIETPTSRRKSILKTPNAKGEGTPRKRVSMSARLETQYEIQDEENITPPKQRKIEGGTPRGRPRSTQKSSPTSTLKGTPRRKIFITRFPNRSTSDSVKTDGQALQLARERLHVAAVPKTLPCRNKEFENIYAFLEGKLLDNCGGCMYVSGVPGTGKTATTTEVIRTLKAAAEQDDVPEFDFIEINGMRLTEPRQAYVHIYRQFSGKTVSAEYAYNLLDKRFTTPSPKRKMTILLVDELDILCNRRQDVVYNILNWPTLPTAKLVVVTIANTMDLPERLLMGKITSRLGLTRLTFQPYNFQQLQEIITARVSGTDTFNKDAIQLVARKVAAVSGDARRALDICRRATEIAESGQKTKGEIHVVSIADVQKALTEMIASAKMQAIKSCSKYEQMWLQAVCAEVARTGVEECTFIGVYHQFESIAAFNGVKIPNPGQALGLCAKLGAIRLLITEHSRTDLYMKILLNISSDDVHYALQPSN